In Paramormyrops kingsleyae isolate MSU_618 chromosome 5, PKINGS_0.4, whole genome shotgun sequence, one DNA window encodes the following:
- the cdk5r1b gene encoding cyclin-dependent kinase 5 activator 1b isoform X1, whose translation MGTVLSLSPSYRKAGLFEDGPATVGPYTAVQNSKNAKDKNVKRHSLINVLPWKRIVAVSAKKKGSKKVQPNTAYQNNVTHLNNENLKKSQSCANLSTFTQDSAAPVIPGSKTSSNVASSVKKVPLPSSTAVPGTPKRVIVQASTSELLRCLGEFLCRRCYRLKHLSPTDPVLWLRSVDRSLLLQGWQDQGFITPANVVFVYMLCRDVVSSEVATEHELQAVLLTCLYLSYSYMGNEISYPLKPFLVESSKETFWDRCLSIINLMSAKMLQINSDPHYFTQVFADLKNESQKEEERSRLLIGLDRPQSVRKPERSPRHLQQQTAKTARESPLGSQSAAANTM comes from the exons ATGGGCACTGTGCTGTCTCTGTCCCCCAGCTACCGGAAAGCGGGGCTCTTTGAGGATGGGCCCGCCACTGTAGGCCCCTATACAGCTGTGCAGAACAGCAAGAACGCCAAAGACAAAAACGTGAAGCGGCACTCGCTTATCAACGTGCTCCCTTGGAAGCGTATCGTAGCCGTCTCAGCCAAGAAGAAAGGCTCCAAGAAAGTGCAGCCCAATACTGCCTACCAGAACAACGTCACCCATCTTAACAATGAGAACCTGAAGAAGTCCCAGTCGTGTGCCAACCTCTCCACCTTCACCCAAGACTCAGCTGCCCCAGTGATCCCTGGCTCCAAGACCTCCAGCAATGTGGCTTCGTCTGTCAAGAAGGTACCCCTGCCTAGTTCCACTGCTGTCCCAGGTACTCCAAAGCGGGTGATAGTGCAGGCCTCCACCAGTGAGCTGCTACGATGCCTGGGTGAGTTCTTGTGCCGAAGATGCTACCGGCTCAAGCATCTGTCGCCTACAGACCCGGTGCTGTGGCTGCGCAGTGTGGACCGCTCTCTGCTGCTCCAGGGCTGGCAGGACCAGGGCTTCATCACTCCTGCCAACGTGGTCTTCGTCTATATGTTGTGCCGAGATGTGGTCTCCTCAGAGGTGGCCACTGAGCATGAGCTTCAGGCAGTGCTCCTCACCTGCCTGTACCTCTCCTATTCCTACATGGGCAACGAGATCTCCTACCCCCTTAAGCCATTCTTGGTAGAGAGTTCCAAGGAGACCTTCTGGGACCGCTGCTTGTCCATCATAAACCTGATGAGCGCGAAGATGCTGCAGATCAACTCTGACCCGCACTACTTCACCCAGGTGTTCGCTGACCTCAAGAACGAGAGTCAAAAGGAGGAGGAAAGAAGCCGGTTGCTCATCGGACTGGACCG ACCCCAGTCTGTAAGGAAGCCAGAGAGAAGCCCACGACATCTCCAACAGCAAACAGCAAAAACGGCCCGGGAGTCTCCCCTGGGCTCCCAGTCTGCAGCTGCTAACACAATGTAA
- the cdk5r1b gene encoding cyclin-dependent kinase 5 activator 1b isoform X2: protein MGTVLSLSPSYRKAGLFEDGPATVGPYTAVQNSKNAKDKNVKRHSLINVLPWKRIVAVSAKKKGSKKVQPNTAYQNNVTHLNNENLKKSQSCANLSTFTQDSAAPVIPGSKTSSNVASSVKKVPLPSSTAVPGTPKRVIVQASTSELLRCLGEFLCRRCYRLKHLSPTDPVLWLRSVDRSLLLQGWQDQGFITPANVVFVYMLCRDVVSSEVATEHELQAVLLTCLYLSYSYMGNEISYPLKPFLVESSKETFWDRCLSIINLMSAKMLQINSDPHYFTQVFADLKNESQKEEERSRLLIGLDR from the coding sequence ATGGGCACTGTGCTGTCTCTGTCCCCCAGCTACCGGAAAGCGGGGCTCTTTGAGGATGGGCCCGCCACTGTAGGCCCCTATACAGCTGTGCAGAACAGCAAGAACGCCAAAGACAAAAACGTGAAGCGGCACTCGCTTATCAACGTGCTCCCTTGGAAGCGTATCGTAGCCGTCTCAGCCAAGAAGAAAGGCTCCAAGAAAGTGCAGCCCAATACTGCCTACCAGAACAACGTCACCCATCTTAACAATGAGAACCTGAAGAAGTCCCAGTCGTGTGCCAACCTCTCCACCTTCACCCAAGACTCAGCTGCCCCAGTGATCCCTGGCTCCAAGACCTCCAGCAATGTGGCTTCGTCTGTCAAGAAGGTACCCCTGCCTAGTTCCACTGCTGTCCCAGGTACTCCAAAGCGGGTGATAGTGCAGGCCTCCACCAGTGAGCTGCTACGATGCCTGGGTGAGTTCTTGTGCCGAAGATGCTACCGGCTCAAGCATCTGTCGCCTACAGACCCGGTGCTGTGGCTGCGCAGTGTGGACCGCTCTCTGCTGCTCCAGGGCTGGCAGGACCAGGGCTTCATCACTCCTGCCAACGTGGTCTTCGTCTATATGTTGTGCCGAGATGTGGTCTCCTCAGAGGTGGCCACTGAGCATGAGCTTCAGGCAGTGCTCCTCACCTGCCTGTACCTCTCCTATTCCTACATGGGCAACGAGATCTCCTACCCCCTTAAGCCATTCTTGGTAGAGAGTTCCAAGGAGACCTTCTGGGACCGCTGCTTGTCCATCATAAACCTGATGAGCGCGAAGATGCTGCAGATCAACTCTGACCCGCACTACTTCACCCAGGTGTTCGCTGACCTCAAGAACGAGAGTCAAAAGGAGGAGGAAAGAAGCCGGTTGCTCATCGGACTGGACCGGTGA